The proteins below are encoded in one region of Bacteroidota bacterium:
- a CDS encoding DUF1641 domain-containing protein yields MSTPVELELQEINRKLDFLIEHAERMERRVSALEDLKSDLMPIVNEIMKAAMENLEEVAPELTLERILSLLKKLAVNLGTIEQLIDRAVAANELITDMQPILNDITITVMEKLDEYERKGYVDFIRTMANALDRVVTGFTREEVEAFSDNVVLILNTVKSVTQPELMTMVNQVVSVTRKIEYDEIRNPSVLSLVKDLSSPEIRRGLAFFLRVLKEASHQPALPPAGGKLN; encoded by the coding sequence ATGTCGACCCCGGTGGAACTGGAACTGCAGGAAATTAACCGGAAGCTCGATTTTCTGATTGAGCATGCCGAACGGATGGAACGTCGTGTGTCGGCTCTGGAAGATCTGAAGTCGGATCTGATGCCCATCGTCAATGAGATCATGAAGGCGGCCATGGAAAACCTTGAGGAGGTGGCCCCCGAACTGACCCTTGAACGGATTCTGAGCCTGCTTAAAAAACTGGCCGTGAACCTGGGAACGATCGAACAACTGATCGACCGGGCGGTGGCAGCCAATGAACTGATCACCGACATGCAACCCATTCTGAACGATATCACTATCACAGTGATGGAAAAACTGGATGAATACGAGCGGAAGGGCTATGTGGACTTCATCAGAACCATGGCGAATGCCCTTGATCGGGTGGTCACCGGATTTACCCGAGAGGAAGTGGAAGCCTTCAGTGACAATGTGGTCCTGATTCTGAACACCGTCAAGTCGGTTACCCAGCCCGAGCTGATGACCATGGTCAATCAGGTGGTCTCGGTTACCCGCAAAATCGAGTATGATGAAATCAGAAATCCGTCGGTGCTTAGTCTGGTGAAGGACCTCAGCAGTCCGGAAATCAGGCGCGGCCTGGCCTTTTTCCTCAGGGTTCTGAAAGAAGCTTCACATCAACCAGCCTTGCCGCCGGCCGGTGGAAAATTGAATTAA
- a CDS encoding threonylcarbamoyl-AMP synthase, giving the protein MAVIYTLHPKNPQRNKLEELAGRLRLGGVILYPTDTNYALGCDCFHKASIDKLRFIRHIPDDYPLTILVPSFHGLAQFARLSDMAYKIMRQLVPGPYTFILPATKEVPKLLQNPKRKTIGIRIPSNPISLELLQELGNPLVSISAKLDNEELAWPGFYALFEKYGPLVDYMIDDEQEDLGSESTILDLTGDEPDIIRKGLGYDQVLSVL; this is encoded by the coding sequence ATGGCTGTCATTTACACCCTTCATCCAAAAAATCCCCAGCGAAACAAGCTGGAGGAATTGGCAGGCCGGCTCCGGCTTGGAGGGGTGATTTTATATCCGACTGACACCAACTACGCCCTTGGCTGCGACTGTTTTCACAAAGCCTCCATTGATAAACTCAGGTTCATCCGCCACATTCCCGATGATTACCCGCTGACCATTCTCGTCCCCTCCTTCCATGGACTGGCCCAGTTCGCCCGGCTTTCTGACATGGCCTACAAAATCATGCGGCAGCTTGTGCCGGGACCGTATACATTTATCCTACCGGCCACAAAGGAAGTGCCTAAACTGCTGCAGAATCCCAAACGGAAAACCATCGGGATACGGATTCCCTCCAATCCGATTTCGCTGGAACTGCTTCAGGAACTGGGGAATCCGCTGGTTTCCATTTCGGCCAAACTGGATAATGAGGAACTGGCCTGGCCCGGATTCTATGCATTGTTTGAAAAGTACGGACCGCTGGTCGATTACATGATCGACGACGAACAGGAGGATCTGGGATCTGAATCAACCATTCTTGATCTGACGGGTGATGAACCGGATATCATCCGGAAGGGATTGGGATATGATCAGGTGCTGTCGGTTCTCTGA
- a CDS encoding OsmC family protein gives MSEHVYQVRLDWTEGKRGTAVSDGRITLPVGSPPQFDGYPDTWSPEHLLATATAGCYMTTFVFFCNLLKVPLKSLHVGAELELEKLEGGPFWAKTITLKPVFSFDGDVPQEKIDSILQKSKKYCIVSNSLKSDVRVVTG, from the coding sequence ATGTCGGAGCATGTGTATCAGGTCCGGTTGGACTGGACGGAAGGAAAGCGGGGAACCGCTGTATCGGATGGGCGGATCACTCTGCCGGTGGGGTCGCCTCCGCAGTTCGACGGATACCCCGATACGTGGTCTCCTGAACATTTACTGGCAACTGCAACGGCCGGGTGTTACATGACCACTTTTGTGTTCTTCTGCAATCTGCTGAAAGTGCCACTCAAATCGCTGCATGTCGGGGCGGAACTGGAACTCGAAAAACTGGAAGGCGGTCCCTTCTGGGCAAAAACCATCACGCTGAAACCGGTCTTTTCCTTCGATGGGGACGTGCCGCAGGAAAAGATTGACAGCATTCTGCAGAAATCGAAAAAATATTGCATCGTTTCCAACTCGCTTAAATCCGATGTCCGGGTGGTGACGGGTTAA
- a CDS encoding NAD(P)/FAD-dependent oxidoreductase has protein sequence MKKVLILGAGTGGTMMANKLRHELSQKEWEITLVDQSPDHHYQPGYLFIPFGIYKGADVIRPKRNYLDSGIRFILDVISGIDPESKSVALESGKKLTYDFLIIATGAAPNPDETEGMSGEGWYKNAFDFYTYEGATALARHLRNWEGGKLVVNIVEMPIKCPVAPLEFSFLADEFFTNRHMRDRVDITYVTPLDAAFTKPVAARHLGNFLHEKNINLVTDFNTGSVDYEKNQIQSWDGKTVDFDLLISIPTNMGAPVIGESGLGDDLNYVPTDPKTLRSKQYDDIFVIGDATDIPASKAGSVAHFAAETLTKNFLRVVDGFEPLPEFDGHANCYIESGFGKGLLIDFNYDVEPLPGKYPLPGIGPFTLLQESRTNHWGKLLFRWIYFNMLIRGVELPVPAKMMMAGKQALQEA, from the coding sequence ATGAAAAAGGTATTGATTCTGGGAGCCGGAACGGGTGGAACCATGATGGCCAACAAATTACGGCATGAACTGAGTCAGAAGGAGTGGGAAATCACTCTGGTCGATCAGAGTCCCGATCATCACTATCAGCCCGGGTATTTGTTCATTCCCTTCGGAATCTACAAAGGGGCCGATGTGATCAGACCCAAACGGAATTATCTCGACAGCGGGATCCGGTTTATTCTTGATGTGATTTCGGGGATTGATCCGGAATCAAAATCCGTTGCACTGGAAAGCGGAAAAAAACTGACTTACGATTTTCTGATCATTGCAACCGGGGCTGCCCCGAATCCGGATGAAACGGAAGGCATGTCGGGAGAAGGCTGGTATAAAAACGCCTTCGATTTTTACACCTATGAGGGCGCCACTGCTCTTGCCCGCCATCTGCGCAACTGGGAAGGCGGCAAGCTGGTTGTGAACATTGTTGAAATGCCCATCAAATGTCCGGTTGCTCCGCTTGAATTTTCCTTTCTTGCCGATGAATTCTTTACAAACCGTCACATGCGGGACCGCGTGGATATCACTTATGTGACTCCCCTCGATGCCGCCTTTACCAAGCCGGTGGCCGCCCGGCATCTGGGTAATTTCCTGCACGAAAAAAACATCAATCTGGTTACCGACTTCAACACCGGTTCGGTGGATTATGAAAAAAATCAGATTCAGAGCTGGGATGGAAAGACCGTTGACTTCGATCTGCTCATCTCGATCCCCACCAACATGGGGGCGCCCGTCATCGGAGAGTCTGGTTTAGGTGATGACCTGAATTATGTTCCCACCGATCCGAAAACCCTGCGGTCCAAACAGTACGATGACATTTTCGTGATCGGTGATGCAACCGATATCCCCGCCAGCAAGGCAGGATCTGTTGCCCACTTTGCGGCCGAAACCCTGACCAAAAATTTCCTGAGAGTGGTTGATGGGTTTGAACCGCTGCCCGAGTTTGATGGTCATGCCAACTGCTACATCGAATCAGGATTCGGGAAGGGACTTCTCATCGACTTTAACTATGATGTGGAGCCCTTGCCTGGCAAATACCCGCTTCCGGGAATCGGACCTTTCACGCTCTTGCAGGAATCAAGAACCAACCACTGGGGGAAACTGCTCTTCAGGTGGATTTATTTCAACATGCTGATCAGAGGCGTTGAACTGCCGGTACCTGCAAAAATGATGATGGCCGGAAAACAAGCGCTGCAGGAGGCCTGA
- a CDS encoding DsrE/DsrF/DrsH-like family protein — protein sequence MSENRKVSIICSKGTLDMALPAFIMGNAARMSGIEVHIFFTFWGMDIIKKSTMNKLHVATVGNPAMGIPTMIGGLPGMENLATAMMKKQLQELDIPDIPEWLEMMSDAGAHLWACQLAADMFKLKKEDLDDHIEEIISAVDFFDKAEGGQIIFI from the coding sequence ATGTCAGAGAACAGAAAAGTATCGATTATCTGCAGCAAGGGAACCCTCGATATGGCGCTCCCTGCCTTTATTATGGGAAATGCAGCACGGATGTCCGGAATTGAAGTCCATATTTTCTTCACCTTCTGGGGTATGGATATTATCAAGAAGTCGACCATGAATAAACTGCATGTGGCAACGGTGGGAAATCCGGCCATGGGTATTCCGACCATGATCGGCGGACTTCCGGGCATGGAAAATCTGGCCACCGCCATGATGAAAAAACAGTTGCAGGAACTGGATATTCCAGATATTCCCGAGTGGCTTGAAATGATGAGCGATGCCGGTGCTCATCTGTGGGCCTGTCAGCTTGCAGCCGATATGTTCAAACTGAAAAAAGAAGATCTGGATGATCACATCGAAGAGATCATTTCTGCAGTCGACTTTTTTGATAAGGCCGAAGGCGGTCAGATCATTTTCATCTGA
- a CDS encoding TusE/DsrC/DsvC family sulfur relay protein, giving the protein MSAILSTVTFDKEGFLSDPKAWTRELGEAIAQRDGVSLTETHWKVILYMREQYLKEGQTPTVRNITKAGVVTMKEIYDLFPGGPAKIPAKIGGVPKPKGCI; this is encoded by the coding sequence ATGTCAGCCATTTTATCAACCGTCACCTTCGACAAGGAAGGGTTTCTCTCCGATCCGAAGGCCTGGACCCGCGAGCTCGGAGAGGCCATTGCCCAACGGGATGGAGTTTCGTTGACCGAAACACACTGGAAAGTCATTCTGTATATGCGGGAACAATATTTAAAAGAAGGACAGACTCCGACCGTCCGAAACATCACCAAAGCGGGGGTTGTGACGATGAAGGAGATTTATGATCTGTTTCCGGGAGGACCTGCCAAGATTCCTGCCAAAATCGGCGGCGTACCCAAACCCAAAGGCTGTATTTAA